From a region of the Pontibacillus yanchengensis genome:
- a CDS encoding sigma-70 family RNA polymerase sigma factor, with translation METSTVDCEQLIEDFKPMLHHIIHRLGIVDQEGDFYQEGLLALWEVSRTYQEEKGKLSSYVYFIVRNRLISLLRNKKRKQEHTDEIIAMSHDEAEVEMEVDIWDSYLVAELKTVLTANQCKWLDGYVLQDLSVKEVAAKENVTIDAVKNWGRKAREKLKQHEGLLDYVELKA, from the coding sequence GTGGAGACATCAACAGTAGATTGTGAGCAATTAATCGAGGATTTTAAGCCAATGCTTCATCATATTATTCATAGACTAGGTATAGTAGATCAAGAAGGGGATTTTTATCAGGAAGGTCTACTAGCATTATGGGAAGTGAGCCGCACCTACCAGGAAGAGAAGGGGAAACTATCTTCTTACGTTTACTTTATTGTTCGAAATCGGTTAATTAGCTTGTTACGAAACAAGAAACGGAAGCAAGAGCATACGGATGAGATCATTGCCATGAGCCACGATGAGGCAGAAGTCGAAATGGAAGTGGATATTTGGGATTCTTACTTGGTAGCAGAACTCAAAACTGTACTTACAGCTAATCAATGTAAGTGGCTGGATGGATATGTGTTACAGGATTTATCGGTTAAGGAGGTTGCGGCAAAAGAAAACGTCACAATTGATGCGGTGAAGAATTGGGGACGGAAGGCAAGAGAGAAGTTAAAGCAGCATGAAGGACTATTGGATTATGTAGAGTTAAAAGCATAG
- a CDS encoding aspartyl-phosphate phosphatase Spo0E family protein, with protein MSKQELTRLFIEIESLRKQLYDYDLRNNLVDPSIVEKSAELDEKITEYMKLVDIEQMVNKKYG; from the coding sequence ATGTCCAAACAAGAGCTAACTAGGTTATTTATAGAAATCGAGAGTTTAAGAAAACAATTATATGACTATGACCTACGAAACAATCTAGTGGACCCTTCTATTGTAGAGAAAAGCGCAGAACTAGATGAGAAGATTACGGAGTATATGAAATTGGTGGATATAGAACAAATGGTGAACAAAAAGTATGGGTGA
- a CDS encoding helix-turn-helix domain-containing protein: protein MSRSSFSTVEKLTIINLIRNEHYSINEVASMYNLNWSTIRSWIHKFETLGEAGLEEAKSNTSYSKEFKLNSRCIDKGLMESFRGTLKCEPFAEWCKKCDISPA from the coding sequence ATGTCGAGAAGTTCTTTTTCTACTGTGGAGAAACTTACTATTATTAACCTTATTCGTAACGAACATTATTCCATCAATGAGGTTGCTTCTATGTATAACTTGAATTGGTCTACGATTCGATCCTGGATACATAAGTTTGAAACTCTTGGTGAAGCTGGACTTGAAGAAGCAAAATCAAATACATCCTACTCAAAAGAGTTTAAGCTGAATAGTAGGTGTATAGATAAGGGGCTAATGGAATCCTTCAGGGGAACACTTAAATGTGAGCCCTTTGCGGAGTGGTGCAAGAAGTGTGATATATCTCCTGCATAG
- a CDS encoding sigma-54-dependent Fis family transcriptional regulator, with translation MFKLMNIQSEVQKIAEAIASVLKIEVEIANERFYRVAGTGRTKSGILRKMEGDFVYKSAIRTGGPIIIEEPGFQEVCKRCAFYQHCPETGEICTPIKLDDQVIGVIGLLAFDEAQRSRLFENVEEILFFLNKMADLIASKVSEHQMINDLLGNEEKLTKMINMADEGIMILDQNDSIKELNDKVKDLLHVKNPHEIPNNTIERIQQFIEHSENGEKEKITLSVDDQEKHFFISSQHFEVSQSLYTNMVILKDVNDIKRLADISDGEDRTVFSQIVGNSTQMKELKDYVYKVSRFNSNVLIQGESGTGKEEFAQAIHRASNRASKPFVTVNCGAIPENLLESELFGYDAGAFTGASKNGKKGKFELAEKGTIFLDEISEMPLHLQVKLLRAIQEREIERLGGNRSISIDVRIITATNSNIQQLVEEGTFREDLFYRLNVVPIVLPPLRSRKEDIVSLTSYFISLFNEQFGSSVLGVGQDVEDVMVSYSWPGNIRELKNFVEYLFNFISEGYITLDNAEEYIEKKLSVNNIQNEGQHAITVQSFSLDDMEEKMISEALIHVRQNGGKIEDACSLLGIGRATLFRKINKYNIEVSK, from the coding sequence ATGTTTAAATTAATGAATATCCAATCAGAAGTGCAGAAGATAGCAGAAGCAATCGCTTCTGTTTTAAAAATAGAGGTAGAAATCGCGAATGAACGATTTTATAGAGTAGCAGGCACAGGTAGGACAAAGTCAGGTATTCTACGGAAAATGGAAGGAGACTTTGTTTATAAGAGTGCCATTCGAACAGGTGGCCCAATCATTATTGAGGAACCTGGTTTCCAAGAGGTATGTAAACGATGTGCATTTTATCAACATTGTCCTGAGACAGGTGAAATTTGTACTCCTATTAAACTAGATGATCAAGTTATTGGTGTGATAGGTCTGCTAGCATTTGATGAAGCGCAAAGAAGTCGCCTTTTTGAGAATGTAGAAGAAATCTTATTCTTTCTTAATAAAATGGCTGATTTAATAGCGAGTAAGGTAAGCGAACATCAAATGATAAATGACCTACTAGGGAACGAAGAAAAACTGACGAAAATGATCAATATGGCAGATGAAGGGATTATGATTCTAGATCAAAACGACAGTATAAAAGAATTGAATGATAAAGTGAAAGACTTGTTACACGTGAAGAATCCTCATGAAATTCCGAATAACACAATCGAACGAATACAACAATTCATAGAACATAGTGAAAATGGAGAGAAAGAGAAAATCACCTTGTCTGTAGATGATCAGGAAAAGCATTTCTTTATATCTTCCCAACATTTTGAGGTTTCCCAATCCCTTTATACCAACATGGTGATTCTAAAAGACGTGAATGACATTAAAAGGTTGGCAGATATTTCAGATGGTGAAGACCGGACGGTGTTTAGTCAAATTGTTGGGAATAGCACACAAATGAAAGAGCTGAAAGATTACGTTTATAAAGTTTCTCGTTTCAATTCCAATGTACTCATACAGGGGGAAAGTGGAACTGGTAAAGAAGAATTTGCGCAGGCTATTCATAGAGCAAGTAACAGAGCAAGTAAGCCCTTTGTGACGGTGAATTGTGGAGCCATCCCCGAAAATTTATTAGAGAGTGAACTGTTTGGCTATGATGCTGGTGCTTTTACTGGTGCTAGTAAGAATGGCAAGAAAGGAAAATTTGAACTTGCTGAGAAAGGGACGATATTTTTAGACGAAATTAGTGAAATGCCGCTGCATTTACAAGTGAAGTTACTAAGGGCTATTCAAGAGAGAGAAATAGAACGTTTAGGTGGTAACCGTTCGATCTCGATTGATGTAAGGATTATTACAGCTACCAATAGTAATATTCAACAACTGGTGGAAGAAGGAACGTTTAGAGAAGATTTATTTTACCGCTTGAACGTTGTGCCAATCGTACTTCCACCACTTCGAAGCAGGAAAGAAGATATAGTGAGTTTAACCAGTTATTTTATCTCTCTCTTTAATGAACAATTTGGTTCTTCTGTGCTAGGAGTAGGACAAGATGTAGAAGATGTCATGGTTTCTTACTCATGGCCAGGGAACATTAGGGAATTAAAGAACTTCGTTGAATATCTCTTTAATTTCATATCAGAAGGTTATATTACGCTAGACAATGCTGAAGAGTATATTGAAAAGAAGTTGTCTGTAAACAACATACAAAATGAGGGGCAGCACGCCATTACCGTTCAATCCTTTTCATTAGATGACATGGAAGAGAAAATGATTTCGGAAGCCTTGATTCATGTAAGACAGAATGGTGGGAAAATAGAAGACGCCTGTTCTTTATTAGGGATTGGAAGAGCTACGTTGTTTCGTAAAATCAATAAATACAATATCGAAGTATCAAAATGA
- a CDS encoding Rid family detoxifying hydrolase, with translation MSKKVMESSKAPQAIGPYCQGVMHNGLAFLSGMLPIDAESKEVVEGIEKQTEQILENLKHVLEDYGSSLDQVLKTTIYLKSMGDFQTVNGIYGEYFANAVPARSCIEVSRLPKDVLIEIELIAALDEN, from the coding sequence ATGAGCAAGAAAGTGATGGAATCTAGTAAAGCCCCACAAGCTATTGGACCATATTGCCAAGGAGTCATGCATAATGGACTAGCATTTCTGTCTGGAATGTTACCTATCGATGCTGAATCTAAAGAGGTGGTAGAAGGAATAGAGAAACAGACAGAACAAATTCTCGAAAACCTGAAACATGTATTAGAGGATTATGGATCATCTCTTGATCAAGTGCTGAAAACGACTATTTACCTGAAGAGTATGGGGGATTTTCAAACAGTAAATGGAATCTATGGGGAATATTTTGCGAACGCAGTTCCAGCTAGAAGTTGTATCGAAGTATCACGTCTACCAAAAGATGTATTGATTGAAATAGAACTTATTGCAGCATTAGACGAGAACTAG